In one Caldanaerovirga acetigignens genomic region, the following are encoded:
- a CDS encoding PhnE/PtxC family ABC transporter permease — MEQYFKEFEVLCRKKTSQRILAILIPGTITLWSATTTGFSLTSIASGLYEIYRFIVYEMFSVNPKILMQVVEPTLSTIIMSYIAVIASIAVSFVLAFFAAASTSPHPWLQIVTRGFATGLRTIPDMVWVMLVVPAYGIGVTAGTIALFISGTGLLTRSFAEVLEAIDMDKLNALKAAGANWIQIMGRGVLPQFLPGLTSWSLFGFDTNIRSSAIIGMVGGGGLGFAIQSGLKLYRFDVVTMAILEMVGLFIVIDYITDRIRRCII; from the coding sequence TTGGAGCAATATTTTAAGGAGTTTGAGGTCCTTTGTAGAAAAAAAACAAGTCAGCGAATTCTGGCAATCCTCATTCCTGGGACAATTACCCTCTGGTCGGCTACAACGACCGGCTTTTCGCTTACATCGATCGCTTCGGGATTATATGAGATTTACAGGTTTATCGTATACGAGATGTTTTCCGTAAACCCAAAAATTTTAATGCAGGTGGTTGAACCTACTCTTTCCACCATCATTATGAGCTATATAGCAGTGATAGCATCTATAGCAGTTTCTTTTGTCCTGGCCTTTTTTGCCGCTGCTTCCACTTCTCCACATCCTTGGTTGCAGATTGTAACCAGGGGTTTTGCTACGGGGTTGAGGACGATTCCGGATATGGTATGGGTAATGCTCGTAGTGCCCGCCTATGGCATCGGGGTGACGGCAGGGACGATAGCCCTGTTCATCAGCGGCACAGGACTGCTTACCCGCTCCTTTGCGGAAGTGCTGGAAGCGATTGATATGGATAAACTGAATGCTCTGAAGGCGGCAGGGGCCAACTGGATTCAGATAATGGGGCGGGGAGTTTTGCCTCAATTTCTGCCAGGTCTGACCAGTTGGTCCCTTTTTGGGTTTGATACCAATATAAGAAGTTCTGCTATTATCGGTATGGTGGGTGGAGGCGGGCTGGGGTTTGCCATCCAGTCTGGGCTTAAATTATACCGCTTTGACGTGGTGACTATGGCTATTCTAGAGATGGTGGGGCTGTTTATTGTTATAGATTACATTACCGACAGGATCAGGAGGTGTATTATATGA
- the phnC gene encoding phosphonate ABC transporter ATP-binding protein: MQAVLEVIGLKKKYKDGTFALRGIDFQVKEGEFVAVIGPSGAGKSTLMRCINRLVEPSEGKIYFNGNDMMKANGQKLRQHRREIGMIFQNFNLIPRVTVIDNVLNGRLGYTGSLAGALGIFSRKDRDFALEILARVGLADKALKRVDELSGGQQQRVGIARALAQEPKLILADEPIASLDPITSENIMEYIYNICREDGITCLINLHQVEIAKRYATRIIGIREGKKVFDGTPDELTREVIRSIYGQQK, translated from the coding sequence ATGCAGGCCGTACTGGAAGTCATAGGGTTGAAAAAAAAGTATAAAGACGGGACATTTGCCCTTCGTGGGATAGATTTTCAGGTAAAGGAAGGGGAGTTTGTAGCCGTAATCGGCCCCAGCGGTGCCGGAAAGAGTACTCTGATGAGATGCATTAACCGGCTGGTGGAACCTTCAGAGGGAAAAATATACTTCAACGGAAACGATATGATGAAGGCTAACGGCCAGAAACTGCGACAGCACAGAAGAGAAATAGGAATGATATTTCAAAATTTTAACCTTATTCCAAGGGTAACGGTGATAGACAACGTATTAAACGGGCGGTTGGGATACACCGGCAGTTTAGCGGGGGCCCTGGGCATCTTTTCCAGAAAAGATAGGGATTTTGCCCTGGAAATCCTGGCACGGGTGGGTCTGGCGGACAAGGCTTTGAAGCGCGTGGACGAGCTGAGCGGGGGACAGCAGCAGCGGGTAGGTATAGCCCGCGCCCTCGCTCAAGAGCCCAAACTAATTCTGGCCGATGAACCAATTGCCAGCCTAGACCCGATAACTTCCGAAAACATAATGGAATATATATACAATATTTGCAGGGAAGACGGCATCACATGCCTGATCAACCTTCATCAGGTGGAAATCGCAAAAAGGTACGCCACACGCATTATAGGGATTAGGGAAGGCAAAAAGGTCTTTGACGGTACCCCCGATGAGTTGACCAGGGAGGTTATACGCAGTATATACGGTCAACAAAAATGA
- the phnE gene encoding phosphonate ABC transporter, permease protein PhnE translates to MNAEVRREKQKFYMGSVHILREEKVSENPFIVIKQLCEKIKTGWQSVFIAAVLGMAFVWGLNYLKLDYRRLLTGTAVLFRILKAMFPPSTTGWSHVLVGAVETFNIAWMGTLIAGVIGFFLSFLGAANISPSPLLRLAVRWFAALMRAIPAMVWALVFVAALGLGPLPGILALAVHGTGMLIKVFCDSIEEVDSGIIEALQATGASWFQVVARGILPAVWPYLLSWILLRLDVDLRYSSVMGMVGAGGIGWLLTRAMRMYQFNEAIFIILVIFAMLTSVERINHYIKKKVLNL, encoded by the coding sequence ATGAACGCGGAGGTCAGGAGGGAGAAGCAAAAATTTTATATGGGTTCCGTCCATATATTGAGAGAAGAAAAAGTATCGGAGAACCCTTTTATAGTTATAAAACAGTTATGTGAAAAAATCAAAACAGGGTGGCAGTCAGTCTTCATTGCCGCTGTACTGGGTATGGCCTTTGTCTGGGGCCTGAACTATTTGAAACTGGACTATAGGCGCTTATTGACCGGTACTGCCGTGCTATTTCGGATTCTAAAAGCGATGTTTCCGCCCAGTACCACCGGCTGGAGCCATGTGCTGGTAGGGGCAGTGGAAACTTTCAATATCGCATGGATGGGTACGCTTATTGCAGGCGTCATAGGTTTCTTTCTCTCATTTCTAGGGGCGGCAAATATCTCCCCTTCTCCTCTGCTGAGGCTGGCTGTTCGGTGGTTTGCTGCTCTGATGCGTGCCATCCCGGCGATGGTGTGGGCACTCGTATTTGTGGCAGCACTAGGGCTCGGACCACTTCCTGGTATCCTAGCTCTCGCGGTGCACGGTACCGGGATGCTGATCAAGGTTTTTTGCGATTCGATAGAAGAAGTGGATAGCGGCATTATCGAGGCATTGCAGGCTACCGGTGCCAGCTGGTTCCAAGTGGTGGCACGGGGAATATTACCCGCCGTGTGGCCCTATTTATTGTCATGGATACTCCTTCGATTAGACGTAGATCTGCGGTATTCTTCGGTAATGGGTATGGTAGGAGCCGGGGGCATTGGTTGGCTGCTTACCAGGGCCATGCGCATGTACCAGTTTAATGAGGCGATATTTATAATCCTGGTGATATTTGCGATGCTTACCTCCGTAGAAAGGATAAATCATTATATAAAGAAAAAGGTGCTGAATCTTTAG
- a CDS encoding DapH/DapD/GlmU-related protein, with translation MGPNTRLLETNIGDYSYTAGDVEINYSEIGKFCSIASHVCINPGNHPMWRVTQHHATYRRISYRFAEVDDEEFFNWRRTHRVVIGHDVWIGHGAILLPGVKVGTGAVVGAGAVVTKDVEPYAIVAGVPARKIKERFPREVVEKIMETQWWDWPRDILEERFEDFHDVETFLKKYCRS, from the coding sequence CTGGGCCCCAACACCCGCCTGCTCGAAACTAACATAGGGGATTACAGCTATACTGCCGGAGATGTGGAAATTAATTATTCAGAAATAGGAAAATTTTGTTCTATCGCCTCACATGTATGCATAAATCCTGGTAACCACCCTATGTGGCGGGTTACACAACATCATGCAACATACCGAAGGATTTCATACCGTTTTGCAGAGGTGGATGATGAAGAATTCTTTAACTGGAGACGAACTCACAGAGTTGTGATAGGGCACGACGTGTGGATAGGACATGGCGCCATTTTGCTGCCTGGGGTTAAGGTAGGTACCGGAGCAGTTGTCGGCGCTGGCGCTGTAGTCACGAAGGATGTGGAACCCTATGCGATTGTAGCAGGAGTACCGGCCAGGAAAATAAAGGAGCGTTTTCCAAGAGAGGTGGTCGAGAAAATTATGGAGACGCAGTGGTGGGACTGGCCCAGGGATATCCTGGAGGAAAGATTTGAAGATTTCCATGATGTAGAGACTTTCCTTAAAAAATACTGCAGATCCTGA